One Misgurnus anguillicaudatus chromosome 20, ASM2758022v2, whole genome shotgun sequence DNA segment encodes these proteins:
- the irx1b gene encoding iroquois-class homeodomain protein IRX-1b yields the protein MSFPQLGYPQFLNASQEVYGAERTGVMPTSPREGSSESSPNAATTAAAITPMLGMYANPWTVQNYSAFLPYNSAELALLSQMGSQYELKDNPGAHPPGFAVHTTPGFYPYGQYQYGDPSRAKSATRETTSTLKAWLHEHKKNPYPTKGEKIMLAIITKMTLTQVSTWFANARRRLKKENKVTWGRSAEDRDGRIFDSDNEDDADKNEDDEEIDLETIDIDNAEEPRGDQNKTIEKEALGDQRENVETPRILSTSALKNMDSPVPSSNKEQSVVKSAGEVSPGAPVCQRPGNSKPKIWSLAETATSPDNTQKTCSVPSTHAGLRASPSTHPAFLSTNGIYTCQIGKLHNWANAAFLSANSLMGVRSLLSQNSLFPNHSPVTNPEKKPSSAPGSPCLEADSENSSDSFCAKHNDQENIQRIESPTRASRPPFPVIHDRSHHETSQRALKTIS from the exons ATGTCGTTTCCCCAACTGGGTTACCCACAGTTTTTAAACGCCTCCCAGGAGGTGTACGGAGCCGAGCGCACGGGTGTCATGCCCACGTCTCCACGCGAGGGAAGCTCCGAGAGCAGCCCAAATGCCGCGACTACAGCGGCTGCTATCACGCCGATGCTGGGCATGTACGCCAATCCGTGGACCGTGCAAAACTATAGCGCATTCTTACCTTACAACAGTGCCGAGCTGGCACTGCTCTCTCAAATG GGATCGCAATATGAGCTTAAGGATAACCCCGGAGCTCACCCACCAGGATTTGCAGTCCATACTACACCCGGTTTCTACCCATATGGCCAGTATCAGTACGGAGATCCGTCCCGGGCCAAAAGCGCAACCAGAGAGACCACCAGCACGCTAAAGGCATGGCTACATGAACATAAAAAGAACCCGTATCCCACAAAGGGTGAGAAGATCATGCTGGCCATCATTACTAAAATGACCCTTACGCAGGTGTCCACCTGGTTCGCCAACGCGCGACGGAGGCTCAAAAAGGAGAATAAGGTGACTTGGGGTCGCAGCGCAGAGGACAGAGACGGACGCATCTTCGACAGTGACAACGAGGACGACGCGGACAAAAATGAAGATGATGAAGAGATCGATCTGGAGACAATCGATATTGACAATGCTGAGGAGCCCAGAGGAGATCAAAACAAGACAATTGAAAAAGAGGCATTGGGTGACCAACGCGAAAATGTGGAAACACCAAGGATATTATCAACATCAGCACTTAAAAACATGGACAGTCCTGTGCCAAGTAGTAATAAAGAACAGAGTGTGGTAAAAAGCGCCGGAGAGGTTTCTCCTGGTGCACCAGTGTGTCAAAGGCCTGGAAACAGCAAACCTAAAATCTGGTCTTTGGCGGAGACGGCGACAAGTCCCGACAATACGCAGAAAACATGCAGCGTCCCCTCAACTCACGCAGGCCTCAGGGCCTCACCATCTACCCATCCGGCTTTCCTCTCTACTAACGGGATTTATACTTGCCAGATTGGGAAACTACACAACTGGGCGAACGCAGCTTTTCTTAGTGCAAACTCTCTGATGGGTGTGCGTTCACTTTTGAGTCAAAACAGTCTCTTTCCAAACCACAGCCCCGTTACGAATCCCGAAAAGAAGCCATCGTCTGCCCCTGGGTCTCCATGTCTGGAGGCTGACAGTGAAAACTCATCAGACAGTTTTTGTGCCAAACATAATG ATCAAGAGAACATTCAGAGAATTGAATCTCCAACACGTGCATCCAGACCACCATTTCCAGTCATCCATGACAG ATCTCATCATGAAACATCACAACGCGCTCTGAAGACTATTTCATGA
- the LOC129454577 gene encoding GTPase IMAP family member 8-like, with product MEDLSEMPTSSCSLDDPDMRILLLGRRSSGKSSSGNTVLGQKLFKVAKYNQKHEENICEETIQIGGRLVQVIDTPDLMDPNLSEEKFKNKKKELLSMCTEGLSAVLLVVPLNKSLENEEEILDFIKCLWAPRIQNYFMVLFTYKDELDDNETIDEYIQNQDNAELQQLVTKCGGNYHCFNNKSKVDDQVPELLNKIERMGTENNGKFVLQHIKRNNSRNDLPCFSEQSPADEDSFEHLIPEKQQRRLVLLGKAGVGKSAAGNTILGRNVFESFTGSNSQTKQCSLKSAVRCNKEITVIDTPGLYVNDLSKEEVLSEIVKCMIYSSPGPHVFLIVIAVGRFTEEEKKTVEHLKTVFGEHLEKYAMILFTYKDELQKKNKTIQEFLQDCNPDLKNLISSCGDRYFCLDNNSASYPQVRELLSKVEMMVEKNAGTHFTNDMFKKTEECIHKTSSQNFLKNVRLLEQSLNSLVKIAEKDQPLGRGLLKSCSRSGLRSPKPS from the exons ATGGAGGACCTCTCAG AGATGCCAACTAGCAGCTGTAGTCTGGATGATCCTGACATGCGGATTCTTCTGCTAGGCAGACGAAGTTCTGGAAAAAGCTCATCAGGAAACACTGTATTGGGACAAAAACTGTTTAAAGTAGCAAAATATAATCAAAAGCACGAAGAAAATATTTGTGAGGAAACAATACAGATTGGTGGAAGGCTGGTACAAGTGATTGATACACCTGATCTAATGGATCCAAATCTCTCTGAGGagaagtttaaaaataaaaagaaagaacTTCTCTCTATGTGTACAGAAGGTCTCAGTGCTGTCCTGCTGGTTGTACCTTTAAACAAATCTCTGGAAAACGAGGAAGAGATTTtagattttattaaatgtttatggGCCCCTAGGATTCAGAATTACTTCATGGTTCTCTTTACATATAAAGATGAGCTTGACGACAATGAGACAATTGATGAATACATACAAAACCAAGATAATGCAGAGCTGCAACAACTGGTTACAAAATGTGGTGGAAATTATCACTGTTTCAACAATAAGTCTAAAGTAGATGACCAGGTCCCTGAATTATTGAATAAGATTGAAAGAATGGGGACAGAAAACAATGGGAAGTTTGTCTTGCAACACATAAAAAGAAACAACAGCAGGAACGACCTTCCTTGTT TTTCAGAACAGAGTCCAGCAGATGAAGATTCATTTGAGCATTTAATTCCTGAGAAACAACAGCGAAGACTAGTGCTGCTGGGAAAAGCTGGAGTTGGGAAAAGTGCAGCAGGAAACACAATTCTTGGCAGAAATGTGTTTGAATCTTTCACCGGCTCAAACTCTCAGACAAAACAGTGCAGTTTAAAATCTGCTGTGAGGTGTAATAAAGAGATCACAGTGATTGACACACCTGGACTTTATGTCAATGACCTCAGTAAAGAGGAGGTCTTATCTGAAATAGTCAAATGTATGATTTACTCCTCTCCTGGACCGCATGTTTTTCTTATTGTGATTGCAGTGGGTCGCTTTACTGAGGAGGAGAAAAAAACAGTAgagcatctgaaaacagtcttTGGTGAGCATCTGGAGAAATATGCTATGATCCTCTTCACCTATAAAGATGAGTtacagaagaaaaataaaactATTCAAGAGTTTCTACAGGATTGTAATCCAGATCTTAAAAATCTCATAAGTAGTTGTGGAGACAGATATTTCTGTCTGGACAACAATTCTGCCAGTTACCCACAGGTCAGAGAACTCCTCAGCAAAGTAGAGATGATGGTGGAGAAAAATGCAGGAACACACTTTACTAATGACATGTTCAAGAAAACAGAGGAATGCATCCATAAAACTTCAAGTCAAAATTTTTTGAAGAATGTTAGACTTTTAGAACAGAGTTTGAATAGTCTTGTAAAAATTGCAGAAAAAGATCAGCCATTGGGCAGAGGATTGTTGAAATCATGCAGCAGATCTGGGCTGCGTTCtccgaaaccttcttag